Proteins from a genomic interval of Chloroherpetonaceae bacterium:
- a CDS encoding helix-turn-helix domain-containing protein: protein MEHLNLARELADARTEQQLSLHDISQRTKIQVEHLQKLESGCYDFLPSFYVRQIVRKYAECLGLSVDTVNLYLAALEAHYAARQAAAAEQTPAPPSTTRLEWLARFLSPSRLMVASGTLVLMSLGIGIYTCTSPEEAKVVRTVKGWVSSVSKVEAITNSPKSKPTLPLPTVDAVSLPATQASGLSTASPRKLTLVVRAKSDCWVGVVADERKMQEAYLRANESSQFEADSLVKLTLGKAEVAEVWLNGKSIELPKRSGVVSNLRFSLSDVISH, encoded by the coding sequence ATGGAGCACCTTAACCTTGCCAGAGAACTGGCAGACGCACGCACTGAACAACAACTCTCCCTCCACGACATTAGCCAGCGCACCAAAATTCAGGTAGAGCATCTTCAAAAGCTGGAAAGTGGTTGCTACGACTTTCTGCCCTCGTTCTATGTGCGCCAAATTGTTCGCAAGTATGCAGAGTGTTTAGGGCTGTCGGTAGATACAGTGAATCTTTATTTGGCAGCGCTTGAAGCGCATTATGCGGCAAGGCAAGCAGCTGCGGCAGAGCAGACGCCCGCGCCTCCCTCTACGACGCGTCTTGAGTGGCTTGCTCGCTTCCTGTCACCTTCGCGACTGATGGTAGCTAGTGGCACGCTGGTATTGATGAGTCTTGGAATAGGCATCTATACTTGTACATCGCCAGAAGAAGCGAAAGTGGTACGCACAGTCAAAGGGTGGGTATCATCTGTCAGCAAGGTTGAGGCGATAACGAATTCACCTAAGTCTAAGCCGACGCTGCCACTCCCAACAGTAGATGCAGTCTCTTTACCTGCAACGCAGGCGTCGGGATTGTCAACTGCAAGTCCGCGAAAGCTCACGCTGGTTGTGCGCGCCAAATCCGATTGTTGGGTCGGTGTAGTGGCGGACGAGCGTAAGATGCAAGAAGCTTACCTGCGTGCAAACGAGAGCTCACAGTTTGAGGCTGACAGCCTTGTGAAACTTACGTTAGGCAAGGCTGAGGTAGCAGAGGTCTGGCTGAACGGAAAGTCAATTGAGCTGCCGAAACGTTCAGGAGTAGTCTCAAACCTGCGCTTTTCCTTGAGTGATGTGATATCGCATTGA
- a CDS encoding phosphatidate cytidylyltransferase — MTALLALFGLSPFWNNVLISAIMVVYVFSLVALLNFCVVRLGLAPDLSRKITHIGAGCLVLFLALLDDSHWSKYLNITILVIWFFLLIQKGFFADENDEAVKIMTRTGDRTELLKGPFYFVIVSIICATVFYKTFAGVAAMGFLTFGDGLAPVIGTRMGKLKYHLLSQKSIEGSLTMLVAGIIGAAFFVWVVIPQELNFARLMALGAIATLVEAVSPKEIDNFLIPIGVIGFSYAV, encoded by the coding sequence ATGACAGCACTTCTGGCGCTTTTCGGACTCTCCCCATTTTGGAACAACGTGCTCATTTCCGCCATAATGGTTGTGTATGTGTTCAGTTTAGTTGCGCTGTTAAATTTTTGCGTAGTGCGGCTGGGGCTGGCACCTGATTTGAGCCGAAAAATCACGCACATTGGCGCAGGTTGCCTTGTGCTATTCTTAGCCCTGCTTGATGATTCACATTGGTCGAAGTATCTCAACATTACAATTTTAGTGATTTGGTTCTTCCTCTTAATTCAGAAGGGCTTTTTTGCAGATGAAAACGATGAAGCGGTAAAGATTATGACCCGCACAGGTGACCGCACTGAGTTACTAAAAGGACCGTTTTACTTCGTCATCGTTTCAATCATCTGCGCTACTGTGTTCTACAAAACCTTTGCGGGGGTGGCGGCAATGGGTTTCCTAACTTTTGGCGATGGACTGGCACCAGTAATTGGCACGCGAATGGGGAAACTGAAGTATCATCTGCTCAGTCAGAAGAGCATAGAAGGAAGTCTGACGATGCTTGTGGCAGGTATCATTGGCGCTGCTTTTTTTGTCTGGGTGGTCATTCCACAGGAATTGAACTTTGCGCGTTTAATGGCACTGGGTGCGATAGCGACGCTGGTCGAAGCAGTTAGCCCGAAGGAAATAGACAACTTCCTTATTCCCATCGGAGTTATCGGATTCAGCTATGCGGTATGA
- a CDS encoding UbiA family prenyltransferase produces MTEARPANIPLLEKLKAHIELLDPITWLGVLQGIVCGAIASGGLTWSLESLGKFGLLTLLFGPLGTGYSQSVNDYFDRELDRINEPTRPIPSGRLSPQEARWNWILVGLLAIGVSVLLSSTLEQERALILLGLTAFGLILGYIYSAPPIKLKSNVLLSAPAVGISYSLVTWIAGNIVYADLRPEVLAMGIINALVAIGLIFLNDFKSIEGDKAKGLKSLPVMIGVRNTYLVSFLIIDVPLIWFVYLMHSWGFEVMFYFSLVSLLIIMAMQVLLYLDPEDGAHALDVAIQQTGLKNVVGQSDTKAHRAYLRYLVVNNGLYVLNVVIASLLIAQKPVG; encoded by the coding sequence ATGACCGAGGCTCGACCAGCAAACATTCCGCTCTTAGAGAAACTCAAGGCACACATTGAGCTACTTGACCCAATTACGTGGCTGGGTGTGTTGCAGGGGATTGTGTGCGGAGCGATTGCATCAGGTGGATTGACGTGGAGTCTAGAAAGCCTCGGCAAGTTTGGATTGCTAACCTTACTCTTTGGCCCCTTAGGAACAGGCTATTCACAATCGGTGAACGATTACTTCGACCGTGAACTTGACCGCATCAATGAACCCACACGCCCGATTCCATCTGGACGACTCAGTCCGCAAGAAGCACGTTGGAACTGGATTTTGGTAGGGCTGCTAGCTATCGGAGTCAGTGTCTTGCTTAGCAGCACTTTAGAGCAAGAGCGGGCACTCATTCTGTTAGGGCTGACCGCCTTTGGCTTGATTTTAGGCTACATCTATTCGGCGCCGCCTATTAAACTTAAATCAAATGTGCTGCTCTCTGCACCGGCAGTCGGTATTAGCTACAGCTTGGTAACATGGATTGCAGGCAATATCGTCTATGCAGACTTGCGCCCAGAGGTGCTGGCAATGGGTATTATCAATGCGCTCGTAGCAATCGGGCTGATCTTTCTTAACGACTTCAAGTCGATAGAGGGTGACAAAGCTAAGGGGCTGAAGTCTTTGCCAGTAATGATTGGCGTGCGCAATACCTACCTTGTTTCATTCCTTATCATTGATGTGCCGCTAATATGGTTTGTGTATCTGATGCATAGCTGGGGCTTCGAGGTGATGTTTTATTTCTCGCTGGTCTCGCTCCTAATCATTATGGCGATGCAGGTCTTGCTCTACCTTGACCCTGAGGACGGTGCGCATGCCTTAGATGTGGCAATTCAACAAACTGGCTTGAAAAACGTAGTGGGGCAAAGCGACACTAAAGCCCACCGTGCATACCTGCGTTACCTCGTTGTGAACAACGGTCTCTATGTCTTGAATGTGGTAATTGCATCACTGCTGATTGCACAAAAGCCGGTCGGATAG